A genomic segment from Bufo bufo chromosome 8, aBufBuf1.1, whole genome shotgun sequence encodes:
- the TMEM268 gene encoding transmembrane protein 268 isoform X2: protein MTPQKGRCLYNGRLLMVLPYTARAEQAEQCLRRLQDCGIQVPVEHCKDSLQIPAFIPEVYRYVFFSSRGFVIILAVVLYASIWINLYSTAQMFSSGPSWLTSIPVTITAAIVTVVVIFSINNHQKKINVNTDIRLAAANEVLMEYNVLLGISDRSRSCHSAPSLCFIYFHLWGCHQKLSQRLANMSKGDLGKFLDQHYIFIETPADPAWAQARLEDNTTEESPLLASASRHKPVLCNKKIPLIPQGHPEVMARQLLIIASACYVRLLTSGKLPRSHAAGHTGVLDVPCPCQFIESSILTAGNCFTCM, encoded by the exons GTCTTTACAATGGAAGATTATTGATGGTTCTGCCTTATACAGCAAGGGCTGAGCAAGCTGAACAGTGCCTCCGGAGGCTCCAGGACTGTGGCATCCAG GTCCCAGTGGAGCATTGTAAAGACTCCCTGCAGATCCCAGCATTCATCCCCGAGGTCTACAGATACGTCTTCTTCAGCTCTAGAGGCTTCGTTATCATCCTAGCAGTG GTCCTATATGCCTCCATTTGGATCAATCTCTACTCCACTGCACAGATGTTCTCCAGTGGCCCTAGCTGGTTGACCAGTATACCCGTCACCATCACTGCTGCCATCGTCACCGTTGTGGTCATCTTTTCCATCAACAATCACCAAAAGAAG ATAAATGTGAACACAGATATAAGACTTGCTGCGGCCAATGAGGTCTTAATGGAATATAACGTTCTTCTGGGCATCAGTGACCGATCGAGAAGTTGTCACAGCGCTCCATCA ctctgcttcatctactTCCATTTGTGGGGCTGCCACCAGAAACTCTCCCAGCGCTTGGCCAACATGAGTAAG GGCGACCTTGGAAAGTTCTTGGACCAGCACTATATCTTCATTGAAACTCCTGCAGACCCCGCCTGGGCACAAGCAAGGCTTGAGGACAATACAACAGAAGAGAGCCCCCTGTTGGCCAGCGCTTCCAGGCATAAACCTGTGCTGTGTAACAAGAAGATTCCTCTTATTCCACAGGGTCACCCAGAA GTGATGGCTCGCCAACTACTGATTATAGCAAGTGCCTGTTATGTGCGTCTCCTCACCTCCGGAAAGCTGCCACGAAGCCATGCCGCAGGTCATACCGGAGTCCTTGATGTACCGTGTCCTTGTCAGTTCATtgagagcagcatacttacagccGGAAATTGCTTCACATGTATGTAA
- the TMEM268 gene encoding transmembrane protein 268 isoform X1, protein MTGTDGDEGPRIDGPEPVVTLHSGLYNGRLLMVLPYTARAEQAEQCLRRLQDCGIQVPVEHCKDSLQIPAFIPEVYRYVFFSSRGFVIILAVVLYASIWINLYSTAQMFSSGPSWLTSIPVTITAAIVTVVVIFSINNHQKKINVNTDIRLAAANEVLMEYNVLLGISDRSRSCHSAPSLCFIYFHLWGCHQKLSQRLANMSKGDLGKFLDQHYIFIETPADPAWAQARLEDNTTEESPLLASASRHKPVLCNKKIPLIPQGHPEVMARQLLIIASACYVRLLTSGKLPRSHAAGHTGVLDVPCPCQFIESSILTAGNCFTCM, encoded by the exons GTCTTTACAATGGAAGATTATTGATGGTTCTGCCTTATACAGCAAGGGCTGAGCAAGCTGAACAGTGCCTCCGGAGGCTCCAGGACTGTGGCATCCAG GTCCCAGTGGAGCATTGTAAAGACTCCCTGCAGATCCCAGCATTCATCCCCGAGGTCTACAGATACGTCTTCTTCAGCTCTAGAGGCTTCGTTATCATCCTAGCAGTG GTCCTATATGCCTCCATTTGGATCAATCTCTACTCCACTGCACAGATGTTCTCCAGTGGCCCTAGCTGGTTGACCAGTATACCCGTCACCATCACTGCTGCCATCGTCACCGTTGTGGTCATCTTTTCCATCAACAATCACCAAAAGAAG ATAAATGTGAACACAGATATAAGACTTGCTGCGGCCAATGAGGTCTTAATGGAATATAACGTTCTTCTGGGCATCAGTGACCGATCGAGAAGTTGTCACAGCGCTCCATCA ctctgcttcatctactTCCATTTGTGGGGCTGCCACCAGAAACTCTCCCAGCGCTTGGCCAACATGAGTAAG GGCGACCTTGGAAAGTTCTTGGACCAGCACTATATCTTCATTGAAACTCCTGCAGACCCCGCCTGGGCACAAGCAAGGCTTGAGGACAATACAACAGAAGAGAGCCCCCTGTTGGCCAGCGCTTCCAGGCATAAACCTGTGCTGTGTAACAAGAAGATTCCTCTTATTCCACAGGGTCACCCAGAA GTGATGGCTCGCCAACTACTGATTATAGCAAGTGCCTGTTATGTGCGTCTCCTCACCTCCGGAAAGCTGCCACGAAGCCATGCCGCAGGTCATACCGGAGTCCTTGATGTACCGTGTCCTTGTCAGTTCATtgagagcagcatacttacagccGGAAATTGCTTCACATGTATGTAA